The Amycolatopsis sp. DG1A-15b genome window below encodes:
- a CDS encoding MFS transporter, whose amino-acid sequence MTYEPDPRRWKALAVSLTAGFMGLLDVSIVNVALPSMQSGLHASSGGIRWVVSGYALAFGLVLVTGGRLGDAFGRRNMFLGALAAFVLTSALAGAAPNETTLVLARLAQGVAAGMLTPQNTGLIQDLFRGAERGRAFGMFGAVVGISTAVGPILGGFIIAVFGSQDGWRWVFYVNVPIGVLAFVLALRLLPRSERKQLKISSEIDFVGIVLLAVTVLGVLLPVVDADQGGLARMWWLFAVALVFGVAFVRWEHSVVRRGRSPLLDTRLFTGTPGYAAGAAVGALYFCGFAGIWLVFAMYFQQGLGYSPLQSGLSVTPFALGSAVSAAVAGRLVPRFGRRLTVTGLGMVAAGLLAVALLAELVPPSASGWAFALPLVFAGVGGGMVISPNTTLTLECVPVRMAGVAGGALQTGQRIGTAIGTAVLASVFGMVLGRGYPVALTVALGCAAVLTCGALALAVAELRARRHRASEEDRKARETETSAADVHRG is encoded by the coding sequence ATGACGTACGAACCCGATCCCCGCCGCTGGAAGGCGCTTGCCGTCTCGCTGACGGCCGGGTTCATGGGCCTGCTCGACGTCAGCATCGTCAACGTCGCCCTCCCGTCGATGCAGTCGGGGCTGCACGCGAGCAGCGGCGGGATCCGCTGGGTCGTCTCCGGGTACGCCCTCGCGTTCGGCCTGGTCCTGGTCACCGGCGGCCGCCTCGGGGACGCGTTCGGCCGCCGGAACATGTTCCTCGGCGCCCTCGCCGCCTTCGTCCTCACCAGCGCACTGGCCGGCGCGGCCCCGAACGAGACCACGCTGGTGCTCGCCCGCCTGGCCCAGGGCGTGGCGGCGGGCATGCTCACCCCGCAGAACACCGGCCTGATCCAGGACCTCTTCCGCGGCGCCGAGCGCGGCCGCGCGTTCGGGATGTTCGGCGCGGTCGTCGGGATCTCGACGGCGGTCGGCCCGATCCTCGGCGGCTTCATCATCGCCGTCTTCGGCAGCCAGGACGGCTGGCGCTGGGTGTTCTACGTCAACGTCCCGATCGGCGTGCTCGCGTTCGTCCTCGCGCTGCGCCTGCTGCCACGCAGCGAAAGGAAGCAGCTCAAGATCTCCTCGGAGATCGACTTCGTCGGCATCGTGCTGCTCGCGGTCACCGTCCTCGGCGTGCTGCTCCCGGTGGTCGACGCCGACCAGGGCGGCCTCGCGCGCATGTGGTGGCTGTTCGCCGTCGCGCTCGTCTTCGGGGTCGCGTTCGTGCGCTGGGAGCACTCGGTGGTCCGGCGCGGCCGGTCCCCGCTGCTCGACACCCGCCTGTTCACCGGCACCCCGGGCTACGCCGCCGGTGCGGCGGTCGGCGCCCTCTACTTCTGCGGGTTCGCCGGGATCTGGCTGGTCTTCGCGATGTACTTCCAGCAGGGTCTCGGCTACTCGCCGCTGCAGTCGGGCCTGTCGGTGACGCCGTTCGCGCTCGGTTCGGCGGTCTCGGCCGCCGTCGCCGGCCGGCTGGTGCCCCGGTTCGGCCGACGGCTGACCGTCACCGGGCTGGGCATGGTCGCCGCCGGACTGCTGGCCGTCGCGCTGCTCGCCGAGCTGGTCCCGCCGTCGGCGTCCGGGTGGGCGTTCGCGTTGCCGCTGGTGTTCGCGGGTGTGGGCGGCGGGATGGTGATCTCCCCGAACACGACGTTGACGCTGGAGTGCGTGCCGGTCCGGATGGCCGGGGTCGCCGGCGGCGCGCTGCAGACCGGGCAGCGGATCGGCACCGCGATCGGCACCGCCGTGCTCGCGTCGGTCTTCGGCATGGTCCTCGGCCGCGGTTATCCCGTGGCGCTCACCGTCGCGCTCGGCTGCGCGGCCGTCCTGACGTGTGGCGCGCTCGCCCTGGCGGTCGCCGAGCTCCGGGCACGGCGGCACCGGGCGTCCGAGGAGGACCGGAAGGCCCGGGAGACCGAGACGTCGGCTGCGGACGTCCACCGGGGTTGA